The following proteins are encoded in a genomic region of Pan troglodytes isolate AG18354 chromosome 2, NHGRI_mPanTro3-v2.0_pri, whole genome shotgun sequence:
- the OXTR gene encoding oxytocin receptor yields MEGALAANWSAEAVNASAAPPGAEGNRTAGPPRRNEALARVEVAVLCLILFLALSGNACVLLALRTTRQKHSRLFFFMKHLSIADLVVAVFQVLPQLLWDITFRFYGPDLLCRLVKYLQVVGMFASTYLLLLMSLDRCLAICQPLRSLRRRTDRLAVLATWLGCLVASAPQVHIFSLREVADGVFDCWAVFIQPWGPKAYITWITLAVYIVPVIVLAACYGLISFKIWQNLRLKTAAAAAAEAPEGAAAGDGGRVALARVSSVKLISKAKIRTVKMTFIIVLAFIVCWTPFFFVQMWSVWDANAPKEASAFIIVMLLASLNSCCNPWIYMLFTGHLFHELVQRFLCCSASYLRGKRLGETSASKKSNSSSFVLSHRSSSQRSCSQPSTA; encoded by the exons ATGGAGGGCGCGCTCGCAGCCAACTGGAGCGCCGAGGCAGTCAACGCCAGCGCCGCGCCGCCGGGGGCCGAGGGCAACCGCACCGCCGGACCCCCGCGGCGCAACGAGGCCCTGGCGCGCGTGGAGGTGGCGGTGCTGTGTCTCATCCTGTTCCTGGCGCTGAGCGGGAATGCGTGTGTGCTGCTGGCGCTGCGCACCACACGCCAGAAGCACTCGCGCCTCTTCTTCTTCATGAAGCACCTAAGCATCGCCGACCTGGTGGTGGCAGTGTTCCAGGTGCTGCCGCAGTTGCTGTGGGACATCACCTTCCGCTTCTACGGGCCCGACCTGCTGTGCCGCCTGGTCAAGTACTTGCAGGTGGTGGGCATGTTCGCCTCCACCTACCTGCTGCTGCTCATGTCCCTGGACCGCTGCCTGGCGATCTGCCAGCCGCTGCGCTCGCTGCGCCGCCGCACCGACCGCCTGGCAGTGCTCGCCACGTGGCTCGGCTGCCTGGTGGCCAGCGCGCCGCAGGTGCACATCTTCTCTCTGCGCGAGGTGGCTGACGGCGTCTTCGACTGCTGGGCCGTCTTCATCCAGCCCTGGGGACCCAAGGCCTACATCACGTGGATCACGCTAGCTGTCTACATCGTGCCGGTCATCGTGCTCGCTGCCTGCTACGGCCTTATCAGCTTCAAGATCTGGCAGAACTTGAGGCTCAAGACCGCTGCAGCGGCGGCGGCCGAGGCGCCAGAGGGCGCGGCGGCTGGCGATGGGGGGCGCGTGGCCCTGGCGCGTGTCAGCAGCGTCAAGCTCATCTCCAAGGCCAAGATCCGCACGGTCAAGATGACTTTCATCATCGTGCTGGCCTTCATCGTGTGCTGGACGCCTTTCTTCTTCGTGCAGATGTGGAGCGTCTGGGATGCCAACGCGCCCAAGGAAG CCTCGGCCTTCATCATCGTCATGCTCCTGGCCAGCCTCAACAGCTGCTGCAACCCCTGGATCTACATGCTGTTCACGGGCCACCTCTTCCACGAACTCGTGCAGCGCTTCCTGTGCTGCTCCGCCAGCTACCTGAGGGGCAAACGCCTGGGAGAGACGAGTGCCAGCAAAAAGAGCAACTCGTCCTCCTTTGTCCTGAGCCATCGCAGCTCCAGCCAGAGGAGCTGCTCCCAGCCATCCACGGCGTGA